GCAAGGATCACACCAGGAAGCCCAGAAGTTCAATAGTAAGGCCTTGTCACGTTCTCCACCCACTGTGTATACCTGACCATCCAGATCTTCCAGAGAGAAAGAAGGTGAAGGTGTCCCAGGCTTAGGCGCCCCCGCGGCGAGCAACTCGGTTAGCGATTGGCTGGACTTAGCCACTGCTTCTTTTTCGCCCTTCTCCCATAATCCTAGTGAGCCTTGGCCCAAATTGACGTACAATACTGCCGCTAATAAGATAAGCAAGCCTGCCAATATCCATTTATGTCGTCTCATGAAATCCATTCCTTTAAAGAGGTAATTCAAAAAGTCCGCTTTTGATAAGAAAACCAGATCGTGGTCAATTCAAGGCTGAGCGACCGCGATTCAAAGGTAGGTTTTCTTGCGATATAGAATTTCATCAGCTCTGCTGATAACGTATAAATTCTATATCTAACACGAAGTGACACTAAGAGCTTATTCGACATCGAATCTTGAATTCACCCGGGCCTAGAGAATGCTTACGAAGTCATGTTTCCTTCGGAAACATCTCAGGTGCTCACGTACAAACTACGTACGCTGTGCTCCTCAGTCCCTAGCTTCATCCAACTGAAGCGTTTCGAAGAAACGCACATCGGAAGCATAAGCTTCGGTGCTGAAAACCGAACTTTTTGAACTCGCAATAAAAATTTATCTTCTTATTTAGCTATTGTACCCTGATTCGGAGAATTGTTACAGCTCGAAAGCGAAAATATGCAGGATGTAAATTCAATCAAGTACAGATGCCTTATAACCTCCGTCCCCCGATTTAGCTTTATCGCTCATTCCATAGTTACTTAGTCGATCTTGCCCATCATCCCGCTGTAGATGCGTATGCGTCTTTTCCTGCCCCATTATTTGTACAGATCGCTGATTAAGAAAATCCATCCCTACCGGATAGCCATATGCGCCGTGTTCGCTCATATCAAGCCCCATCATCTCTTCTTCCTCCGTTACGCGGAGCCCCATGAATAGCTTCATCCCACCAAGCACGAGAAAAGACAGTACAAGCACAAATACAAATGTGCCAATCACACCTAGCAACTGCACGCCCAATTGTCCCAAGCCACCGCCATAGAACAGACCAGCAGATCCAACCCCAGTTGTCTCCGCCAGCTCGGGTGTCGCGAATAATCCGGTGGAAATGGCGCCCCAAATCCCAGCGATTCCATGAACGGAGAAGGCGCAGATTGGGTCGTCAAGGCCGATATGCTCGAACCATCTAGCCGTGAAGAAAGTAATAACTCCCGCAAGCGCCCCAATAAGGAGAGCAGCCCAAGCTTCCACAAAAGCACAAGAGCCGGTAATCGCCACCAACGCAGCTAATACACCATTTAGCATACTTGGGATATCCGCCTTGCCCAGCACGGCCCAGGAGGCAAGCAATGCAGCTACAGCACCTGCCGCCGCGGCCAGATTCGTAGTCATTAATACGAAGCCAAAAAATCCATCCCCTAGTGGTGTTAACGCACTGCCAGGGTTAAAGCCAAACCAGCCGATCCAGAGTATAATCACACCGAGCACTGTCAACACCTGGTTATGCCCTGAAATACTGTTCGGCTTGCCATCCTTATTGTACTTACCGAGGCGCGGTTTCAGTAGTATGATCGCCACCAGAGCCGCTGTCGCACCTGTAAGGTGAACAACTGTTGAACCGGCATAATCCTGCATTCCCAGTTGTCCTAGCCAGCCGCCGCCCCATACCCAATGGGCTACAATCGGGTAGATTACGACCATGAATATCGTCCCGAATATCATATATACACTTAGCTTTGCTCTCTCCGCCATTCCTCCACAGGCAATCGCCAACGATACCGCTGCGAATGCCATCTGGAACAGAAACATTAAGTTCAACGGGACCCCAATCCCGGAGAAGACGCTAAATGAACCGATATCTCCCTCGCCCCCGAACAGAAAGCCGGTTGTTCCGAGAAAGCCGTTGCCGTCTCCAAACGCAAAACCAAATCCAAGTGCCCACCAGGTGATCACAGCGATTCCCAATGTCAGAACTGTCTTGCCCGCCACATGCCCTGCATTCTTCATTCTTAACGATCCAGCTTCCAGCAGTGCGAATCCTGCTTGCATGAAAAAGACGAGCATCGCCGCCAAAAATACGAAAACCGAGTTTAATCCAACCTGTAAAACCGCACCACCAACCTCTCCCTCTGCAGCATATGCAGAAACCGGGAACGCCAAGGCAGCGATGATTCCCGACAGACCATAGACCCATTTTCTTCTCATAAACAACCAGCTCCCTAAGTGTTATATTTCCTAACACAAATATAATAATTAAGCTGATTATATGATCTAGATTATGCATAAAACAATGCCAAATCGGCAATTACTTAAATACTCACAAGAATACTTAACATAACATGTTATATTATATGTACATTGTTATCTTCGTCTACTATCATTTGTAAAGCGTAACGTTTGACTGTATAGTTGCATATCGAGTATCATAAACCTATATATAGAGACCACATACTGACATTACTTGGAGAGAGGGTGAATCTATTGGGGATATGAAGTTGTATCGTATTGGAGAACTGGCCAAAGCTGCGAATATTAGCGAGAGAACAATAGATTATTACACCAAACTTGGCCTGATCGGGCCGGAGACACGTACACAGAAGAATTACCGTTTGTACAGTTCTGAAACCTTGAACAGACTCGAACGTATTAATCAGATGAAGCAAGAAAAATATACGTTAGAGGAAATTCGCGAAAAGCTCGATCAATGGAGCACGGTTAGCGGTGAGGAGCAGGTTAACGAGAAGCTGAGCTCCCTGGAGATACGCATGCAGCAGCTTGAACGGGAAGTCAAGGAGCTTGAACCGTTGATTTCCAATCTTAAACCGAACCAAGCCCGGCGGGCATTCACGAACCTGATGCCGCAAAGTCTCGCTTGCATTGAGGCGATCCAGATTCTGATGAATCACAATCCTTTTTAATTAGAACTGGCAGAATCCTTTCCTTTATCGGACACAATCTATTCTACAGACTTTGGAGGAATGATCAATGTATTCTAACATCATGCTAATTCCTATTTTACTCGCCTTCGGCCTCTCACTATGGGCCCAATTCCGGGTAAAGGGTACGTTCAATAAATACTCACAGGTTCCGAATATGTACGGATTAACCGGGCATGATGCGGCAAGACGCATGCTGGATGCTAACGGACTGTATGATATTCCGATTGAGCCAGTGCGCGGAGCGTTAACTGACCACTATGATCCGATTCATAAGGTCGTACGCCTATCCGAACCCGTATACTACGAGAATTCGATCTCAGCAGTATCGGTTGCCTGCCACGAAGTGGGTCATGCCATCCAACATAAAGAAGCTTACCCAATGCTCGTGCTGCGCCATCGCATGTTCCCGTTTGTGAATTTCGCATCCGGGGTAGCGCCGTTCCTGCTCTTGGCAGGATTCCTATTCGGAGCATTTAATCTGATCGGTCTTGGCATCATCTTCTTCTCGGCAGCGGTATTGTTCCAGCTGGTTACATTGCCTGTCGAATTCAATGCCAGCAACCGGGCACGCAAGATCATGCTGACCCAGGGCTTCGTCACTAACGAAGAAGAACGCGGGGTTGCCAACGTCTTAAACGCCGCTGCATTGACTTATGTCGCCGCTGCCCTAATCTCTGTGCTTGAATTGCTTCGCTATATTTTGATTTTCACGAGCAACCGTGACTAAATAAGTAATAACTTCATGTAAACTAAAATGCACCCCCTGATGAAGGAGGTGCATTTTTCATTAACCGTTAAGCTAGCACTCGCCGAGTCATTGACTCGGCGGAGTATCAATTTGAAGCCCAAAGTACTCAAGCAGGAACGCTCTGAATGATTGTGCAACCAGTGGGAGCTTCTCATCTGTCCGATAAATCAAGCCAATTGTCCTCGTTACTTTTGGATGAGAGATGCGTACTCGGCTCGGCTGCAACAAGAAGCTCTGATACAACGCCATTTCCGGCAGCAAGCTTACTCCCATTCCTGCGGCAACAAGACCGCGGATCGTATCTGTCTCTTCTCCCTCGAACGCTACCTTCGGCGTGAAGCCTGCTTCCAGACAAGCATGCCATACGATAGGACGCAGAGAGTAACCGTTTCCAAAAAGAATAAAATTATCATCTTTCAGCTGGTTCAATGTTATGCTCTGTTCCCCAGCCAAAAGATGTCCGGGCGGTAGAATCGCCACCAATTCCTCGGTCAATACAATATTTCCAACCACCTGATCATGATTCTCCGGAAATGGAGAGATAAAGGCCAAGTCAACCTCTCCAGAGACCACGTCGCGGATTAATGTAGGATACGTTCCTTGTCTGAAGCGGAATTTAACATTAGGATACAATTTACGAAATTCCGAGACGATGCTAGGTATGAAATGAATTCCGAGACTGTTCGGAAATCCAAGGCGGATCTCGCCTAGCTCCGGATCAAGAAGCTCATGAACCTCCATGACCGCCCGCTCTAAATCCTTCAGAATTGTCTCTACCCTGCTGCAGAACAATTGCCCTACCGCCGTGAGATGCAGGTTCCTGCCCTTCTGCATGAACAAGTTGACGCCCAGCTCTTGCTCCAGCTGATGAATCTGCCTGCTTACCGCCGACTGCGCCACATGTAGCTCCTCAGCCGCTTGCGTGACATGCTCTTTTTTCGCCACTTTTACAAAATACTGCAGTTGTCTTAATTCCACAGAATCTGATCGCTCCATTTCACTTCTGTTCGATATCCTTTGAAATCAGGACCATTGGCGTACCGGATTATAGTTCTATTGGATGTCAAAGCAAAATGTTAACGCTTAATCTGTTAACTAAGTCACCTATAGATCAGTACTTCTTTAATTTACCATGTACTTTCTATTGGTTCAATGATTCTTTATGAATCTGCTGAGAATAGCGTACAATACGAAGCCGCCAAGCAAGCCGCCGAAGTGAGCCACCCAGTTAATCTGCGTAACGACAAGTGAATAGACGACCCCGACCATAAGCAAGCTGTACAGCGTCTTACGGGAGCTCTCATCTATCAGGTTGCGCTGCAGCAGGGCAATGAATAAAAACGCACCATAGACTCCATAGACAGCCCCGGAAGCTCCAACAGATAGATGTAAGCCCGATGAGCGGTGATACACCGCCAAGCTAATGATATTGCCAATGACTCCACTGAAGATATAGAGCAATAAATATTTAAAATGCCCCATCAGTCGCTCCAAAGGCGGCGCGAAGACCAGAATCGCGAAGCAGTTCGACACTAAATGCATCAATCCAGAGTGCAGGAACATCGCTGTGAACAATCTCCACCATTCTGCATCGAACGGCGGAACATTGGTTACAGCGCCGAGCCTAAGTAGAGTGTATCCATTCGTCGATCCGCCATTAAGCAACTCGACGATAAACATCACGATATTAGCGGCTAGAAGCAGACTTGTAACCGGATAATAGCGCAGATAACTTCTCCAATCTTCGTATCGTATAAAGATCATATCGTTTCCTCCTTGTACTCCACCCTTTATTTTTATAAGTTGGACAATCTCTTTTTAAAACGATTATAATTAAAATTAGAAACTTTATCTAATTAATAGGAGGAGAAGACAAATGACACAAGAACGTACTAACGTAGCTACATTTAAAGGCAACCCCATTACTTTGATTGGACCTGAATTAAAGGTCGGGGATAAGGCTCCCGATTTCCGGTTAAATAAAAACCTGCTTGAAGAAGCCACCCTTGCCGATTACGACGGCAAAATCAAGCTGATCAGTGTCGTACCCTCCCTGGATACAGGCGTATGTGATGCTCAAACAAGACGCTTCAACCAAGAAGCCGCTGAGCTTGGGGAAGATGTAATCATTCTTACCATCAGCGCTGACCTTCCGTTTGCACAAGCCCGCTGGTGCGGAGCTGCCGGAGTAGATCGCGTAGTAACCCTGTCTGACTACAAAGACAATTCCTTCGGTAAAGCTTACGGCGTCCTGATCAAGGAATTCGCACTGGACCATCGTGCTGTCTTCGTTCTTGACAAGGATAACACGATCCGCTATGTTCAAGTACTTAACGAAATGGGCGAGCATCCGAACTATGAAGAGCCGATCGCGGCTGTGAAGCAGCTGCTTGCTTAACTCTCAGGACCATACATGTAATGACAAGAAAAGCGAGTAAGGAGGAAAACCTCCCTGCTCGCTTTTTTGTCCCCGTTCTGTCAATTACGCTGTTACTTTATAGGCAGCCAGCTTCTTGTCCAGTACGGCGAACAAATGAAGGACATTGCGGTAGTTCGCCCCCAGATCCCCCATCGAACCTCGGGTTGCAGAATAGACGTCGACAGCTGTACGGACAGGACCCGTGGATACAATAGATACGGTAATATCCATAACCCGTCCGAATTTGGTGCGCTTCTCCAGGGTAATCTCCCCTACGTTAGGGACCTCATGCAGCACTTTATATCCGGGAATTTTCTTCAAAGTTGAGCTTATTTCTTCCCAGGCTTTTTCCCTGGATAATTGATAATATCTCGTCTTTAATTCAGGTGTCTTCGCACGATCACTTGTTCCTTCGTAGCTGCGAAAAATCCCGACTAATGTTCTTTTTAGCGACAACCTGCTCTTCCTCCTTCATAATAGCGGCAAGAAATAGTAAGTATAATTTATATTATAGTGTAACATCGATTGAAGAACAAACAAAGTCGAATCCAGGAAGAAGACAAATAAAAAAGGCACCTCGAGGACTCTTTTTCACAAAAAATCCTTCAAAGTGCCGCATCCATTATACAAGACCCGCCTATGCCGTCCGATTATCGTGTCTCGAACCTGCTCTTAGCAGGTGGGTGACCGCAACGACGCTTTTGAAGTCCCCTCATCCGCTGGATAGGGCCTTTCAGCTGCGGCGTAATATGAGTCTCCCGAGACTTTGTCATTGGTTCAAAACAACAATTAACCGAAACGTACATCGCAGGACGTATTAACATTATAGAACTTCTTAATTCAATTGTAAACTCGACATTATTAGCAAATCGACAGATCAGCTTGTCCGAGGATAAAAGAATTAGTTCTTCTCTTTGTCCTCTCCTTCAGTCAACTCAGCAACTACCGATTCAGCATCCTCACTCGCTTCGCCATCGGTTTGCTGCGTGCCTTCTTCCTCCACCTGACGAAGCCTCTCCACCTTCTCCTGCACTTTCGTGTAGGCGATGTTAAAGTTGAAGTAGGCCATCCAAGCGATCAATGTGGCAAAGCCAAAAGGAATCAGCCAGGTGAACTTCAAGGTAATGAACCCAATCACCACTGCAGTAAGGAACGTGGACAGTGTGCGGAAAGGTCTGAGAACCGTGAGCAAAATAGCATTCTTAATTAACATTTTAACTTTCATATGAAAATGAGCTACTAAGGAGAAGAAATTAAATAAGGACAACAAGATGAAAAATAGCAGCACCATCATCACGATGCCCAGAATCTGCATATTCTTAAATTCCTTCATATACACTTCGTAATCCACATACATGATGACGATCAGGAGCGTGTAGAAGATGCCTCCCAGCATACTTTGCTTGTAATTATCCTTATAACTTCTGAAGAACAGCTTAGTAATGCTAAGATCAGTCTCTCCCAATACCCATTTCCGGGTTACCGAGAATAAAGCTGCAGTCGCAGGAAAAAGTGTAAACGGTGCCAAAACCACCATAGGCATGTAAATTTCAAAGGGTATAGGCATGTTTGTCGAAGCAACGTAATTAAGCCCGAGAAATAAGAGCAATAGGATCGGCGAAGAACATAGCACCCAATATAAATTGCTGCCGGCAATTCGCATAATCCATTCAGTAATTTTGTATAATCCACCCATTAAACCTTTGGTTTCCAAAAAATCTCCCTCCATCAGTAACAGAATCTGTCTATATTTATAATAATACATGATTCATGACCGACTATCCAGCGCCTATTTTGTATATACCTAGGTAAGAGTCTAGACTAGTTCACCCACCCAGCATAAGATATACCGTACTTCAAAACTTAGGCGAGAACATCTTCTAAATAAAAAGGAGGTTATTCTAATGTCTGGTGTTGTTGGTGGATTCGGGAGTTGTGGGAGTTGTGGTAGTTGTGGCGGTGGATGGACATCTACAGGTACGATCTTAGTATTGTTCATTCTGCTCGTGATTGTAAGCCGGACCTTTTTTCTGTAATTATAACAGCAAAAGAAGACGAAGATTGCCTTCGTCTTCTTTGTTATTCCAAACGATTCGTTAACTTAAAATTACTTATCGGAGAAGCTGCCACCATTCTTTGGTCTGCGCTCGCCGTTATTGTAACTAGAACGCGGCTTACGATCGGATGAACCACCGCGATAGGAATCGCGTCCACCCTCCTTGTTGTAGCCGCCTTTGTAGCCACCGCGATTTCCGCCTTCGCGATTTCCACCCTCGCGGTTATCGCGACGGTAGCCACCACGGTTACCGTAGCCGGAAGGCTTACGTCCGCTGGAACGGATGTCAGGATTACGACGCTTCACACGAATCGGCTCTTCCGGAGTCAATTCGATGGACGCCTTATCACTCTTCTCGCCCGTAATGAGCTTGAATGCTGCGGCAAGTAAATTGACAGAGTCGTATTGCTCCAGCAATTGAATCGCAATGCCTTTATATTCTCTAAGTTCTCCTTCTTCAACGATCTCAAGGATTCGCTCAGCTGCAATCCGTTGCTTACCTTCAATTGCTTCAGCAAGTGTAGGCAATGGCTTGCGGGTAATCTTATGACGAGTAATCCGCTCGATGAAGTGCAAATGGTCAATCTCCCGTGGAGTTACAAAGGACCAAGCTGTCCCTTCTTTACCCGCACGGCCGGTCCGGCCAATACGGTGTACATAGCTCTCCGGATCCTGCGGCAAGTCAAAGTTGACAACGTGCGTTACGCCGGATACGTCCAGGCCGCGAGCAGCCACGTCGGTAGCAACGAGCACGTCGATGCTTCCGTCACGGAATTTACGCATGACATTGTCACGTTGATTCTGCGACAAGTCGCCATGCAGGCCGTCTGCAGAGTAACCCCGTTTTTGCAAAGCTTCAGACAACTCGTCGACACGACGCTTAGTACGTCCAAATACGATCGCAAGCTCAGGTGACTCCATATCGAGTAAACGGGAAAGGGCATCAAATTTCTGACGTTCATTAACCTCAATATAGGCTTGATCAATAAGCGGGGCGCTTACCTGTTTAGGAATTACAGATACATGCTCAGGATTTTTCAAAAATTGCTGCGCCAGTTTTTGGATATTTGAAGGCATAGTCGCGGAAAATAACATTGTCTGACGTTCTTCGGGGACAAGCTTCAGGATCGATTGGATATCTTCCATGAAGCCCATATCGAGCATTTCATCGGCTTCATCCAGTACAACAGTCTGTACATCGTCGAGCTTAATCGTCTTACGATTGATATGGTCCAGCAAGCGTCCTGGGGTACCGATGATGATCTGTGGCTTCTTCTTCAGCGCACGGATCTGACGAACAATATCCTGTCCGCCATAAATGGCCAATGAACGGGTTCCCTTGAAGCGGGCAAGCTTGCCGATTTCTTCTGCAACCTGGATAGCTAATTCACGGGTAGGTGTCATAATGAGAGCTACGATATGCTCTTCATCTTTCGAGATTTTATTGATAAGCGGCAAACCAAAAGCTGCAGTCTTTCCTGTCCCTGTTTGTGCTTGTCCGATCATGTCTCTACCGGTCATCGCAATCGGGATCGATTTAGCTTGA
The window above is part of the Paenibacillus lutimineralis genome. Proteins encoded here:
- a CDS encoding ammonium transporter; translation: MRRKWVYGLSGIIAALAFPVSAYAAEGEVGGAVLQVGLNSVFVFLAAMLVFFMQAGFALLEAGSLRMKNAGHVAGKTVLTLGIAVITWWALGFGFAFGDGNGFLGTTGFLFGGEGDIGSFSVFSGIGVPLNLMFLFQMAFAAVSLAIACGGMAERAKLSVYMIFGTIFMVVIYPIVAHWVWGGGWLGQLGMQDYAGSTVVHLTGATAALVAIILLKPRLGKYNKDGKPNSISGHNQVLTVLGVIILWIGWFGFNPGSALTPLGDGFFGFVLMTTNLAAAAGAVAALLASWAVLGKADIPSMLNGVLAALVAITGSCAFVEAWAALLIGALAGVITFFTARWFEHIGLDDPICAFSVHGIAGIWGAISTGLFATPELAETTGVGSAGLFYGGGLGQLGVQLLGVIGTFVFVLVLSFLVLGGMKLFMGLRVTEEEEMMGLDMSEHGAYGYPVGMDFLNQRSVQIMGQEKTHTHLQRDDGQDRLSNYGMSDKAKSGDGGYKASVLD
- a CDS encoding MerR family transcriptional regulator; this translates as MKLYRIGELAKAANISERTIDYYTKLGLIGPETRTQKNYRLYSSETLNRLERINQMKQEKYTLEEIREKLDQWSTVSGEEQVNEKLSSLEIRMQQLEREVKELEPLISNLKPNQARRAFTNLMPQSLACIEAIQILMNHNPF
- a CDS encoding zinc metallopeptidase, with the protein product MYSNIMLIPILLAFGLSLWAQFRVKGTFNKYSQVPNMYGLTGHDAARRMLDANGLYDIPIEPVRGALTDHYDPIHKVVRLSEPVYYENSISAVSVACHEVGHAIQHKEAYPMLVLRHRMFPFVNFASGVAPFLLLAGFLFGAFNLIGLGIIFFSAAVLFQLVTLPVEFNASNRARKIMLTQGFVTNEEERGVANVLNAAALTYVAAALISVLELLRYILIFTSNRD
- a CDS encoding LysR family transcriptional regulator, with translation MELRQLQYFVKVAKKEHVTQAAEELHVAQSAVSRQIHQLEQELGVNLFMQKGRNLHLTAVGQLFCSRVETILKDLERAVMEVHELLDPELGEIRLGFPNSLGIHFIPSIVSEFRKLYPNVKFRFRQGTYPTLIRDVVSGEVDLAFISPFPENHDQVVGNIVLTEELVAILPPGHLLAGEQSITLNQLKDDNFILFGNGYSLRPIVWHACLEAGFTPKVAFEGEETDTIRGLVAAGMGVSLLPEMALYQSFLLQPSRVRISHPKVTRTIGLIYRTDEKLPLVAQSFRAFLLEYFGLQIDTPPSQ
- a CDS encoding rhomboid family intramembrane serine protease, producing MIFIRYEDWRSYLRYYPVTSLLLAANIVMFIVELLNGGSTNGYTLLRLGAVTNVPPFDAEWWRLFTAMFLHSGLMHLVSNCFAILVFAPPLERLMGHFKYLLLYIFSGVIGNIISLAVYHRSSGLHLSVGASGAVYGVYGAFLFIALLQRNLIDESSRKTLYSLLMVGVVYSLVVTQINWVAHFGGLLGGFVLYAILSRFIKNH
- the tpx gene encoding thiol peroxidase, with the protein product MTQERTNVATFKGNPITLIGPELKVGDKAPDFRLNKNLLEEATLADYDGKIKLISVVPSLDTGVCDAQTRRFNQEAAELGEDVIILTISADLPFAQARWCGAAGVDRVVTLSDYKDNSFGKAYGVLIKEFALDHRAVFVLDKDNTIRYVQVLNEMGEHPNYEEPIAAVKQLLA
- a CDS encoding DUF1499 domain-containing protein, whose amino-acid sequence is MSLKRTLVGIFRSYEGTSDRAKTPELKTRYYQLSREKAWEEISSTLKKIPGYKVLHEVPNVGEITLEKRTKFGRVMDITVSIVSTGPVRTAVDVYSATRGSMGDLGANYRNVLHLFAVLDKKLAAYKVTA
- a CDS encoding YesL family protein; translated protein: MYYYKYRQILLLMEGDFLETKGLMGGLYKITEWIMRIAGSNLYWVLCSSPILLLLFLGLNYVASTNMPIPFEIYMPMVVLAPFTLFPATAALFSVTRKWVLGETDLSITKLFFRSYKDNYKQSMLGGIFYTLLIVIMYVDYEVYMKEFKNMQILGIVMMVLLFFILLSLFNFFSLVAHFHMKVKMLIKNAILLTVLRPFRTLSTFLTAVVIGFITLKFTWLIPFGFATLIAWMAYFNFNIAYTKVQEKVERLRQVEEEGTQQTDGEASEDAESVVAELTEGEDKEKN
- a CDS encoding sporulation protein YjcZ, giving the protein MSGVVGGFGSCGSCGSCGGGWTSTGTILVLFILLVIVSRTFFL
- a CDS encoding DEAD/DEAH box helicase, with product MNTFSEFGLEPKVLQAITELGFEEATPIQAKSIPIAMTGRDMIGQAQTGTGKTAAFGLPLINKISKDEEHIVALIMTPTRELAIQVAEEIGKLARFKGTRSLAIYGGQDIVRQIRALKKKPQIIIGTPGRLLDHINRKTIKLDDVQTVVLDEADEMLDMGFMEDIQSILKLVPEERQTMLFSATMPSNIQKLAQQFLKNPEHVSVIPKQVSAPLIDQAYIEVNERQKFDALSRLLDMESPELAIVFGRTKRRVDELSEALQKRGYSADGLHGDLSQNQRDNVMRKFRDGSIDVLVATDVAARGLDVSGVTHVVNFDLPQDPESYVHRIGRTGRAGKEGTAWSFVTPREIDHLHFIERITRHKITRKPLPTLAEAIEGKQRIAAERILEIVEEGELREYKGIAIQLLEQYDSVNLLAAAFKLITGEKSDKASIELTPEEPIRVKRRNPDIRSSGRKPSGYGNRGGYRRDNREGGNREGGNRGGYKGGYNKEGGRDSYRGGSSDRKPRSSYNNGERRPKNGGSFSDK